One Rickettsia akari str. Hartford genomic window, GAATATAGAGCAGAGAAATCAGGTATAATTCATGCAGGGCTTGGAAAATTGTCTTTTTCAGACCAAGATTTATTAAAAAATTTAAATGCGTTTATTGAGGCAGTAATTAAAGCGAAACCTTCCGGATTAAAAGGAAGTTATTTAAAAGCAATGTATTTATCTTCTACTATGGGAGCATCGGTACAAATAGATTTGACTAGTATAGCATAATGTTTATAGCGGTTTAACGGTAGTATAGTAAAAAATTTGTTATTTAAGTATTTGTATCAGTTTAAATATATTAAACTGTGTTATAAAAGGAGAATTAAAAGGTGTTAAGATCAGAAAAACCGGTAGCAGTAGGGGATGTTGTAAATATTTATAAAGAATCGCCATCCATAATTATTACTCGTTATCATGGGTTAACCGTTAGTCAAGTGAGTTCACTTAGAGAATCACTTAAATCTAGAGAAGCAGGTTTTAAAGTAGTTAAAAATACTTTAGCAAAAATAGCTGCAAAGCAAACAGGGCTTGATAGTATTGCTAATTTATTTGCAGGCCCTACTGCTATTGTTTATTCTAAAGAACCGGTTGAGATGGCAAAATTAGTAGTTAATTTTGCTAAGTCTAATGGTAATCTCAAGATTGTTGGTGGAATAGTCGATAATCGCGTATTAGATGAATATTCAATAAAAGAACTTTCTAAGCTACCTTCACTTAATGAGCTTAGAGGTAAAATTGTTTGGTTATTAC contains:
- the rplJ gene encoding 50S ribosomal protein L10, with protein sequence MLRSEKPVAVGDVVNIYKESPSIIITRYHGLTVSQVSSLRESLKSREAGFKVVKNTLAKIAAKQTGLDSIANLFAGPTAIVYSKEPVEMAKLVVNFAKSNGNLKIVGGIVDNRVLDEYSIKELSKLPSLNELRGKIVWLLQAPSTKVVGVLQAPSVSMARVLQAHASKN